Sequence from the Thermocoleostomius sinensis A174 genome:
GAAAGGCTAATACTAACTCGAAGACGCCCTCGGTCAACAGAAAGCTGCCCAGCAGTAAAGTCAGTGTTAAAATCCCGGTTCGCGGATAAACAAACAACATAATGCCTGTAGCCACATACAAAATTCCAAGCAACAATTTCCAGACAAAGCCACCTCGATCGCGAGTTTGGAATGCATAGATGATCTTTGTCGTTCCCGCTGACGCCAGAATAACGGCCAGCCACGTTTCGGCGACTAGGGTCGAGACCACCGGCAAAGCAATGGCAATTGCTCCTAATACAATCAGCAAAATTCCCACGATTAACGATCGATTTGCATTTTTTGGGGAAGAGTTCGTCACATCAGAGGTCATAGAGTTGTCCTCACTACTTCACAACGCAAAATAAGGCTATGGGATTTTCCAATCGCTCGATAGGCTCCAAAGATAGACTTGTGCGCAATCTGCTCAGGGATTTTTGGTATCAGTGGTATCAGAAAAACCAAAGCTCAAGCAAAGGGTCTTCGCAGACATTGATCCGCAGGCATTGATTAGGCACGCTCAGAAATGATAAATCTCCAAAATTCCGTAGAACAACCCACTGTAGGCTATATCCCTGAGGAAGCTCCATGATCTTTAGTGTGCTTTCTCCTTAATCAATGGATTCATCGGATAAGCTAGTTAGAGCAGATCCGAAGTAACAAAGTATTGCAAGGCTTCACATGGTAGCAACTCAGGTAAAACACGACGTAAAAGACCTTTCTCTAGCCCCTTTGGGAAAGCAACGAATTGACTGGGCCGGACGAGAAATGCCCGTTCTGCGCCAAATTCAAGAACGCTTTGCCCAGGAAAAGCCGCTAGCAGGCATTCGGTTGGTGGCTTGTTGTCACGTTACAACTGAAACGGCGCATTTGGCGATCGCGCTCAAACATGCTGGGGCCGATGCCGTGCTCATTGCCAGCAACCCGCTTTCGACTCAAGATGATGTGGCTGCTAGTCTTGTTGTTGATTATGGCATCTCGGTGTTCGCCCAAAAGGGAGAAGATAACGAGACTTACCATCGTCATGTGAATATCGCTCTTGATCATCGCCCCAACATTATCATTGACGACGGCAGTGATGTGGTAGCCACATTGATTCAAGAGCGTCAGCAACAAATTCCTGATTTAATTGGCACCACCGAAGAAACCACCACCGGGATTGTTCGCCTCAAGGCCATGCTGCGGGATGGCGTGCTTACTTTCCCAGCTATGAACGTTAATGATGCCGACACCAAGCATTTCTTCGACAATCGCTATGGCACGGGACAATCTACCCTAGATGGCATTATTCGCGCCACCAATATTCTGCTGGCTGGAAAAACTGTGGTTGTAGCAGGCTATGGTTGGTGTGGTAAGGGAACAGCCCTGCGTGCTCGCGGCATGGGAGCCAATGTGATTGTCACCGAAGTTGATCCGGTCAGGGCGATCGAAGCGGCCATGGATGGTTTCCGGGTCATGCCCATGGAAGCAGCGGCTCCTTATGGTGACCTGTTCATCACGGTGACGGGTAATAAGCACATCATTCGGGGTGAGCATTTTGAGCGCATGAAAGACGGAGCAATCGTCTGCAACTCGGGCCACTTTGATATTGAAATTGACCTCAAGACGCTCAAATCGATGGCTTCAGAGGTGAAGCAAGTGCGGAACTTTACCGAAGAGTATCGCCTCAACAGTGGCAAGTCGATCGTGGTGTTGGGAGAAGGTCGCCTAATTAACCTAGCCGCCGCCGAAGGTCATCCCAGCGCAGTGATGGATATGAGCTTTGCCAACCAAGCCTTAGCCTGTGAGTACTTAGTAAAAAATAAAGGTCAGCTAGAACCCGGATTGTATTCCATTCCTACGGAAGTTGATCAAGAGATCGCTCGGTTGAAACTGCAAGCAATGGGCATTGCCATTGATACACTCACCGATGAGCAAGTCGAATACATGAATTCCTGGACTTCTGGAACCTAGACGGTCAGTTCACGATCTCAATCAGGGTGCAATCAATCTGCCGATCGTAGGTGTGTGTGGGGCGTTACTAAGACGCCCCTCTTCTGTAAACGTTATCCCTTGAAAAGAGTTAATTGTGGCGCGACTTTCTACAGAACTACAGCGTTTTTTCCTAGAAGAACCCCGCAGCAATCGAGTCACCCTGGATGACATCTTATCGATTGCCGGAGAACGGATTTTTGGCTTTCTGTTTGTGCTGCTGGCACTGCCGTCTGCATTACCTGTTCCTGCCCCTGGTTATTCTGTACCATTTGGGATTCTGCTATTTCTGCTAGCTGTGCAGTTAATCATGGGAGCCAAAACGCCGTGGTTCCCTGAACGATTTCGACGACATTCGCTAGAGCTAAAACAAGTGCAAGGTGTCTTAAAAGCAGGATTGCCTTGGTTGCGTCGGATTGAAGCTCTGTCACGCCCTCGGTTAACCTCTGTCTGCACCAGCTTGCCAGGACGAGTAGTGATTGGTTTAGCCATTGCCCTCATGTCTATTTCAATGATGATTCCCATTCCGCTGACCAATACGCTGCCAGCGATCGGGATTTTTGTGACTGGATTTGGGCTGCTTGATGACGATGGCGCTATCAGCTTAGCCGGACTCGTGCTATGTGCGCTGGGAGCAACCCTCACAACATCAGTGCTGATGTTTGGCTACACAGCCGTCAAGGGAGTATTGACCTTGATGAAAGGTTGGTTACTGAGTCCAGGTCAATAGCAAGCCTCCTACTCTCTAATCCCTACCCCCTCCTACACAAGTCATACCCTAAAACCACGATCGCTATGACGGAATGGATTACCACTGTTATCGAATCTTTGGGATACGTCGGAATCGGTCTGTTGATGTTTTTGGAAAATATTTTCCCGCCGATTCCCTCAGAACTGATCATGCCGTTGGCTGGGTTCACTGCTTCTCAAGGCAAAATGGCTTTGGTTCCAGCGATCGCCGCTGGTGTCATTGGCACTGTATTGGGAGCGCTGCCTTGGTATTACCTAGGCAAATTTCTGGGTGAAGATCGCATCAAGCAGTGGATTACAAAACATGGAACGTGGTTGGGAATTTCTCCAAATGAAATTGACAAAACGAAACAGTGGTTCTATCGCCACGGCAGCAAGGCGGTCCTGTTGGGGCGGATGGTTCCAGGAGTGCGCACGCTGATTTCACTCCCCGCAGGGTTTAGCCACATGCCGATTGCTCAGTTCTTGATCTATTCCAGCTTGGGCACATTGGCATGGACGCTGCTGCTTACATTAGCTGGATATCTGTTGGGAAAAAACTATACGTTGGTTGAAGAATATTTGGGGCCGATTTCTAAGATTGTTTTAGGGGGATTCGTGATAGCGGGGATTGTTTGGATTATTCGCCGAAGACGCACTGTGCGACGGCAGCAAGGCAAACGGTGAGGGATAGATGAATGAACGCGTGAAAAATGACAACTAACTTTCTGAAGACTCATTCATTGTTTATGTAGCGGCTGTCTCTGTCTTTGGTCAGATCTTGATTGACTATCACTTTTCAATCACATTTGCTTTTAATCTTGAAGACAGAAGAAACATTTTTCCTCCTTGTTGAATTGGCGCGATCGCTGAATATCGCCACTGAACAAAGGGAAAAGCAGCACTAGTGACCCTCTAGTCGCACAGGTAGAAGCACAGTGTCCATATGGGCGATTGAATTTCTATGACTAGCATGAAACGCATCTGGAGACTGATTAAAGAAACCTTCTCCGAATGGCAATTCAATCAAGTGTCGCTACTGGCGTCATCGCTGGCTTACTATACTGTGTTTTCGTTGGCTCCCTTGATGATTTTGGTGATTATGATTGTAGGAGTCATTTTTGGCGAAGCGGCAGCCGAGGGAGAATTGGTCGGACAGCTTCAAGAAATTGTGGGTGAAGAAGGGGCACAAATTCTAGAAACGGCGATCGCAAACCTGCGACAGGACACTACAGGCGGACCCTTGCGGTTGGTGGTGAGCTTGGGGTTCTTTGCCTTCGGAGCATCGGGGGTTTTTGCTCAAATCCAAACTGCACTTGACAAAATTTGGGAGGTGAAACCAGAACCCAGACGACAACTGCTGCATTTTTTACGTAAGCGGTTGCTGACATTTGCGATGGTGCTGGTAATCGCGTTTCTGCTGCTGGTGTCGTTGGTTGCCAATACGGTGCTGGTGGCAGTGATCAATACCTTGCGTGATATCATACCAGCCCTGAGTTATCTCTGGCGTGCCCTCAGCTTTGTGGTCTCTTTCGGAATGATTACGCTGTTGTTTACAGCCATGTATACCATCCTGCCAGATGCTAAAGTACGCTGGCAAGATGCGATCGTGGGTGCTTCCCTAACAACTGCTTTATTTATGCTGGGTCAGTCGTTGTTTTCATTATTTCTCAGCCAAACAAATTTTGGTTCTGCCTATGGCGTAGCAGGATCATTTGTTATCTTAATCACTTGGATTTATTACGCAGCACATATCCTATTTGTGGGGGCAGAATTTACCAAAGTGTATGCCCGACAACATGGATTTCCAATTGTTCCTGAAGAATATGCGGTGTCAACCTCGTCTTCAAATCTTGAAAATCAAGATACTGCGAATCAACCTAAAAATCGCTCCTCAAAAACACGCCGCAAGAAGATACGGTGAGGAGGTTCGCTTTGGTAACGAATTGATTGAGACGTTGATAAAGCTGATACGTTGCAGACCGTTGTGGCTCATATCAATCTTCACTTAATTCAAACAAGTATTCGATCACCTCTCGGTAGAACGCTTCGCAATATTAAGGTAAAGACATTATGGAACAACCAGCAACTCAGCTAGAAAAATCTTTTCAACCTCGACAACTCGTAAGTCAGGCTACTCAATACGAATTCATTCAGCCCGAGACATCAATTGAAGATGTTCCGCTCAATCCTACTCAACCTGAAAATTCAATTCTATCGATCGGACTTTTGGGGATTGGCTTGATTGGCATGGCGCTACTTCTGAGAATAATTGCGCTTAAGCTGCAAGCAGAACACAAGCAAGTCATTGATACCTTAAAATATACAGACAAAGTACCGTGTCGAAACTGCCGATTTTTCTCAAATAATTCCTATCTCAAATGTGCTGTTCATCCATCTGATGTGCTAAAAGAAACAGCAATTGACTGCTCAGATTACTGTCCGAAGAATGAACCTCCTACTAAAAAAGATGGACGTTCCAGAAGCTAAAGCAGCCAAACTAAACTAGCGAATACATTTCTCGATCGATCACAGTTTGGGTAGAATTTCTGGCAACAGATCGCCGGGTACTTTAGATAACATTAGGCTTTGCCCTGCTAAGCCTTGTTGATTGTAGGCAGCACGAATAGTTTGGACAATGCAATTAAAGGCTGTTTGCCGCAAGTTAGGTTGTTCTGCCCAACCCTGTAGTGCCAACACATGATGAAGAATTGCAGCTTCTAGATGGGTAGTTTGTTCAGTTGTGCTCAGCCCATTCATGGAGTCTGTGGCGAATTGATAGTGCGCTAAACCTAAGTTATTGTGGGTGGCAAACAGATCAAAGTTGAGCATTATTGCATTGGACTGCTGTTGTAAATACGCTGCCGCTTGAAGTGACGCTTCATAGGCTACGATCGCATGTTGCAAATGGTCGAGCCGCTCTTGGGGATGGTCGGTTTGATTCGCAAGGTGCCAGTACGCGGTGCCCAAATTATTTTGAGTGGCCGCATGGGCTGCTGGAACTGCCTCCCGCGTTCGATACGTGAGTGCCATCTGATAGGCAGACACCGCCAGCGACAGCCAATCCTCATGGGGTTCATGCTGAGCCAAGTTCCAGTAAGCAGTCCCTAAGTTATTTTGAATCATGGCGTAATTGAGCGGCTCTTGATCGGGATTGTAGTACTGCAAGGCTTCCGAGTAGGCCGTAATTGCCAATTTGAGGTTGGCTTTCTGCTCTTTATACTGAGCCAAATTCCAGTAGGTTGTTCCCAAGTTATTTTGGGTAGAGGCATAGCGCAACGGATCAGACTCAGGGGTGCGATAGCGCAAGGCTTCACGATAAGACTGTACCGATAATTCCAAATTGTCCACTGGGTTGTCGTGGCGAGCGAGATCGGCATACGCCGCACCCAAGTTGTTTTG
This genomic interval carries:
- a CDS encoding HdeD family acid-resistance protein; amino-acid sequence: MTSDVTNSSPKNANRSLIVGILLIVLGAIAIALPVVSTLVAETWLAVILASAGTTKIIYAFQTRDRGGFVWKLLLGILYVATGIMLFVYPRTGILTLTLLLGSFLLTEGVFELVLAFRLRPQANWTWALFNGIITLLLGAMIWFQWPFNAPWAIGTLVGISVLFSGVSRLMMSLVPPSDNSSQAASL
- the ahcY gene encoding adenosylhomocysteinase → MVATQVKHDVKDLSLAPLGKQRIDWAGREMPVLRQIQERFAQEKPLAGIRLVACCHVTTETAHLAIALKHAGADAVLIASNPLSTQDDVAASLVVDYGISVFAQKGEDNETYHRHVNIALDHRPNIIIDDGSDVVATLIQERQQQIPDLIGTTEETTTGIVRLKAMLRDGVLTFPAMNVNDADTKHFFDNRYGTGQSTLDGIIRATNILLAGKTVVVAGYGWCGKGTALRARGMGANVIVTEVDPVRAIEAAMDGFRVMPMEAAAPYGDLFITVTGNKHIIRGEHFERMKDGAIVCNSGHFDIEIDLKTLKSMASEVKQVRNFTEEYRLNSGKSIVVLGEGRLINLAAAEGHPSAVMDMSFANQALACEYLVKNKGQLEPGLYSIPTEVDQEIARLKLQAMGIAIDTLTDEQVEYMNSWTSGT
- a CDS encoding exopolysaccharide biosynthesis protein translates to MARLSTELQRFFLEEPRSNRVTLDDILSIAGERIFGFLFVLLALPSALPVPAPGYSVPFGILLFLLAVQLIMGAKTPWFPERFRRHSLELKQVQGVLKAGLPWLRRIEALSRPRLTSVCTSLPGRVVIGLAIALMSISMMIPIPLTNTLPAIGIFVTGFGLLDDDGAISLAGLVLCALGATLTTSVLMFGYTAVKGVLTLMKGWLLSPGQ
- a CDS encoding DedA family protein, giving the protein MTEWITTVIESLGYVGIGLLMFLENIFPPIPSELIMPLAGFTASQGKMALVPAIAAGVIGTVLGALPWYYLGKFLGEDRIKQWITKHGTWLGISPNEIDKTKQWFYRHGSKAVLLGRMVPGVRTLISLPAGFSHMPIAQFLIYSSLGTLAWTLLLTLAGYLLGKNYTLVEEYLGPISKIVLGGFVIAGIVWIIRRRRTVRRQQGKR
- a CDS encoding YihY/virulence factor BrkB family protein codes for the protein MTSMKRIWRLIKETFSEWQFNQVSLLASSLAYYTVFSLAPLMILVIMIVGVIFGEAAAEGELVGQLQEIVGEEGAQILETAIANLRQDTTGGPLRLVVSLGFFAFGASGVFAQIQTALDKIWEVKPEPRRQLLHFLRKRLLTFAMVLVIAFLLLVSLVANTVLVAVINTLRDIIPALSYLWRALSFVVSFGMITLLFTAMYTILPDAKVRWQDAIVGASLTTALFMLGQSLFSLFLSQTNFGSAYGVAGSFVILITWIYYAAHILFVGAEFTKVYARQHGFPIVPEEYAVSTSSSNLENQDTANQPKNRSSKTRRKKIR